The following are encoded together in the Zingiber officinale cultivar Zhangliang chromosome 8A, Zo_v1.1, whole genome shotgun sequence genome:
- the LOC122008094 gene encoding protein GAMETE CELL DEFECTIVE 1, mitochondrial-like, which translates to MLSSVRTLLLRRSLSSIPKAPSPPLPSAESSRVFGLVALSSIRHFSGSSSGSGGDGDASRGEKDEAWDKIWGDSEQSQSAASGGLGWGEVSSWSTGLTKDHFDGQAVGRQVNPTTSEMVDQVKTMDEEDELMRALDKDNKQNKAFVDGWGDKMKETCHLLKQVREPGIRGAYLKDSEKAEMYRLHKENPEVYTVERLAKDYRIMRQRVHAILWLKQMEEEEEKKQGKPLDDSIEILLDNFPEFFTSHDREFHVASLPYKPNFKVMPEDWDGITRDPDEVLYEISMKEDQMLYEEFVQRLNFNKKKVAREVKCHKYSRRRPSSGWNFTVEKLGPRDKRGSGGGVRFVSLPDGSSRSLNDMEKMYLKRETPKFRRRIIAPFK; encoded by the exons ATGTTGTCGTCCGTCCGAACCCTCCTCTTACGGCGCAGCCTTTCCTCCATCCCCAAAGCACCCTCGCCTCCTCTTCCATCTGCCGAGTCTAGCCGTGTGTTTGGATTGGTCGCTCTGAGCTCGATCCGGCACTTCTCCGGCTCCTCATCTGGAAGCGGCGGAGATGGAGATGCTAGTCGGGGAGAAAaggatgaagcttgggataagatCTGGGGCGACTCCGAACAGTCCCAGTCCGCTGCCTCCGGCGGTCTAGGCTGGGGAGAGGTTTCTTCGTGGTCCACAGGGTTGACGAAGGATCACTTTGATGGGCAGGCCGTGGGTCGCCAGGTCAATCCCACCACGAGCGAGATGGTGGACCAGGTGAAAACTATGGACGAGGAGGACGAACTGATGCGGGCACTGGATAAGGACAATAAGCAAAACAAGGCATTCGTCGATGGGTGGGGGGACAAGATGAAGGAGACGTGTCATCTTCTGAAGCAGGTAAGGGAACCTGGGATTAGGGGAGCGTATCTGAAGGACTCCGAGAAGGCGGAGATGTACCGGCTCCATAAAGAAAACCCAGAGGTGTACACGGTGGAGAGGCTAGCCAAGGACTACCGGATCATGCGGCAGAGAGTGCACGccatcctatggctgaagcagatggaggaagaagaggagaagaagcagGGCAAGCCATTGGATGATTCTATCGAGATCTTGCTGGATAACTTCCCTGA GTTTTTCACTTCCCATGATAGGGAATTTCATGTTGCCTCTCTTCCTTACAAACCTAACTTCAAGGTTATGCCTGAGGACTGGGATGGGATAACAAGGGACCCTGATGAAGTTCTTTATGAGATCTCaatgaaggaagatcaaatgttGTATGAAGAGTTTGTGCAAAGATTGAACTTCAACAAGAAGAAA GTTGCTAGGGAGGTCAAATGTCATAAGTATAGCAGAAGGCGACCATCATCAGGATGGAACTTCACTGTCGAGAAGTTAGGCCCTCGTGATAAACGTGGAAGTGGCGGCGGTGTGAGGTTTGTCAGCTTGCCGGATGGATCAAGCCGCTCTCTGAATGACATGGAGAAGATGTATCTGAAGAGGGAGACTCCCAAGTTTAGGAGAAGAATAATTGCTCCCTTCAAGTGA
- the LOC122008095 gene encoding photosystem I reaction center subunit V, chloroplastic-like — protein sequence MASTALFTSFAGLRPLKPIDSLRCSQTRSVPVQSIRRPGAAVRAELSAPLVISLSTGLSLFLGRFVFFGFQRENVAKQVPKQNGIPHFEAGDERAKEFNGLLKSNDPVGFNLVDVLMWGSIGHFVAYYILATTSNGYNPNFF from the coding sequence ATGGCTTCCACCGCTCTCTTCACCTCCTTCGCCGGCCTCCGCCCCCTCAAGCCCATCGACTCCCTCCGGTGTTCCCAAACCCGGTCCGTCCCCGTCCAGTCGATCCGACGGCCGGGAGCGGCGGTCCGGGCGGAGCTGAGCGCGCCGTTGGTGATCAGCCTCAGCACGGGGCTGTCGCTCTTTCTCGGCCGCTTCGTCTTCTTCGGCTTCCAGCGCGAGAACGTGGCGAAGCAGGTGCCGAAGCAGAACGGGATACCGCACTTCGAGGCCGGCGACGAGCGGGCCAAGGAGTTCAACGGCCTGCTCAAGTCCAACGACCCGGTCGGGTTCAACCTAGTCGACGTGCTCATGTGGGGGTCGATAGGCCACTTCGTCGCCTACTACATCCTCGCCACCACCAGCAACGGCTACAATCCCAATTTCTTTTGA